Proteins from a genomic interval of Pseudomonas versuta:
- a CDS encoding cupin domain-containing protein, giving the protein MNPDIPLQLLGGITAREFLRDYWQKKPLLIRQAIPDFESPIDADELAGLALEEEVESRLVIEHGERPWELRRGPFAEDEFGKLPEREWTLLVQAVDQFVPEVGELLENFRFLPSWRIDDVMISYAAPGGSVGPHFDNYDVFLLQGHGKRHWQIGQMCDSDSKLLEHADLRILADFQATDEWTLEPGDMLYLPPRLAHCGVAVDDCLTYSVGFRAPSAAEVLTHFTDFLSQYLPDEERYTDADAQPVSDPHQIQHDALDRLKGLLTEHMSDERMLLTWFGQFMTEPRYPELVTGPELEEEDLLGSLEQGAVLIRNPSARLAWSEVDEDLLLFASGQSRLLPGKLRELLKMICAADALHSDNLGPWLADEDGRNLLCELVKQGSLGFADE; this is encoded by the coding sequence ATGAATCCTGATATTCCTCTTCAACTTCTGGGCGGCATCACTGCACGCGAATTCCTGCGCGACTACTGGCAGAAGAAACCGTTGCTGATCCGTCAGGCCATTCCTGACTTCGAAAGCCCGATCGACGCCGACGAACTGGCCGGTCTGGCACTTGAAGAAGAAGTCGAATCACGCCTGGTCATCGAACACGGCGAGCGCCCGTGGGAATTGCGCCGCGGCCCGTTCGCCGAAGACGAGTTCGGCAAACTGCCGGAGCGTGAGTGGACCTTGCTGGTACAAGCGGTCGATCAGTTCGTGCCTGAAGTCGGCGAGCTGCTGGAAAACTTCCGCTTCCTGCCAAGCTGGCGTATCGACGACGTGATGATCAGTTATGCCGCCCCGGGTGGCAGCGTTGGTCCGCATTTCGATAACTACGACGTGTTTTTGCTGCAAGGCCACGGCAAGCGCCACTGGCAGATCGGCCAGATGTGCGATTCCGACAGCAAGCTGCTGGAACACGCCGACCTGCGCATCCTGGCCGACTTCCAGGCCACCGACGAGTGGACCCTGGAGCCGGGCGACATGCTGTACCTGCCACCGCGCCTGGCGCACTGCGGCGTGGCCGTAGATGACTGCCTGACCTACTCGGTAGGTTTCCGCGCCCCAAGCGCAGCTGAAGTGCTGACCCATTTCACCGACTTCCTCAGCCAGTACCTGCCGGACGAAGAGCGCTACACCGACGCCGACGCGCAACCGGTCAGCGACCCGCACCAGATCCAGCACGATGCACTGGACCGCCTCAAAGGCTTGCTGACCGAGCACATGAGCGATGAGCGCATGCTGCTGACCTGGTTCGGCCAATTCATGACCGAGCCGCGCTACCCGGAACTCGTGACCGGGCCAGAGCTCGAAGAAGAAGACCTGCTGGGCAGCCTGGAACAGGGCGCTGTCCTGATCCGCAACCCGAGCGCCCGCCTGGCCTGGTCCGAAGTCGATGAAGACCTGCTGCTGTTCGCCAGCGGCCAAAGCCGCCTGCTGCCGGGCAAGCTGCGTGAACTGCTGAAAATGATCTGTGCCGCCGATGCACTGCACAGTGACAACCTCGGCCCATGGCTGGCCGATGAAGACGGACGCAACCTGCTCTGCGAGCTGGTTAAACAAGGAAGCCTGGGGTTCGCCGATGAATAG
- the purB gene encoding adenylosuccinate lyase: MQLSSLTAVSPVDGRYAGKTQALRPIFSEYGLIRARVLVEVRWLQRLAAHAAIPEVPAFSAEANAVLNELAENFSLEHAERVKEIERTTNHDVKAIEYLLKEQAAKLPELANVSEFIHFACTSEDINNLSHALMLREGRDDVMLPLMRQTAEAIRELAIKFADVPMLSRTHGQPASPTTLGKELANVVYRLERQIAQVAAVPLLGKINGAVGNYNAHLSAYPQIDWEANARAFIEDELGLGFNPYTTQIEPHDYIAELFDAIARFNTILIDFDRDIWGYISLGYFKQRTIAGEIGSSTMPHKVNPIDFENSEGNLGIANALFQHLASKLPISRWQRDLTDSTVLRNLGVGFAHSVIAYEASLKGISKLELNAQKIAADLDACWEVLAEPIQTVMRRYNIENPYEKLKELTRGKGISPQALQTFIDGLEMPQAAKAELKLLTPANYIGNAIEQAKRI; the protein is encoded by the coding sequence ATGCAGCTTTCTTCGCTCACTGCGGTTTCCCCTGTTGACGGCCGCTACGCCGGCAAAACCCAGGCCCTGCGCCCGATTTTCAGCGAATACGGCTTGATCCGTGCCCGCGTTCTGGTTGAAGTCCGCTGGCTCCAGCGCCTGGCTGCTCACGCCGCCATTCCTGAAGTCCCGGCTTTCTCCGCCGAAGCCAACGCCGTTCTGAATGAACTGGCCGAAAACTTCTCTCTGGAACACGCCGAGCGCGTCAAAGAGATCGAGCGCACCACCAACCACGACGTCAAAGCCATTGAGTACCTGCTCAAGGAACAGGCCGCCAAACTGCCTGAACTGGCCAACGTCAGTGAGTTCATCCACTTTGCCTGCACCAGCGAGGACATCAACAACCTGTCCCACGCACTGATGCTGCGCGAAGGCCGTGATGACGTGATGCTGCCGCTGATGCGCCAGACCGCAGAAGCCATCCGCGAACTGGCAATCAAGTTCGCTGACGTGCCGATGCTGTCGCGCACCCACGGCCAACCGGCTTCGCCGACCACCCTGGGCAAAGAGCTGGCCAACGTGGTTTACCGCCTGGAGCGTCAAATCGCTCAGGTTGCTGCAGTCCCGCTGCTGGGCAAAATCAACGGCGCCGTGGGCAACTACAACGCCCACCTGTCGGCCTACCCGCAGATCGACTGGGAAGCCAATGCCCGCGCCTTCATCGAAGACGAGCTGGGCCTGGGGTTCAACCCGTACACCACACAGATCGAGCCGCACGACTATATCGCCGAGCTGTTCGACGCCATCGCGCGCTTCAACACCATCCTGATCGACTTCGATCGCGATATCTGGGGCTACATCTCCCTGGGCTACTTCAAGCAGCGCACCATCGCCGGCGAAATCGGCTCCTCGACGATGCCGCACAAGGTCAACCCGATCGACTTCGAAAACTCCGAAGGCAACCTGGGTATCGCCAACGCCCTGTTCCAGCACCTGGCCAGCAAATTGCCAATTTCCCGCTGGCAGCGCGACCTGACTGACTCCACCGTACTGCGCAACCTCGGCGTAGGCTTTGCGCACAGCGTTATCGCGTACGAAGCCAGCCTCAAAGGCATCAGCAAGCTTGAGCTTAACGCTCAGAAGATCGCTGCCGACCTGGACGCCTGCTGGGAAGTCCTGGCCGAACCGATCCAGACCGTAATGCGTCGCTACAACATTGAAAACCCGTACGAGAAGCTCAAAGAGCTGACCCGCGGCAAGGGCATCAGCCCGCAAGCACTGCAAACTTTCATCGACGGCCTTGAAATGCCGCAAGCGGCTAAAGCCGAGCTGAAATTGCTGACGCCAGCCAATTACATTGGTAACGCCATCGAGCAGGCCAAGCGCATCTGA
- the hflD gene encoding high frequency lysogenization protein HflD, translating into MNPTQEQLIALGGVFLAAVLVDKIAKTGQVSEADLSCMLGSLLIRDPKDTLEVYGGDDINLREGYRALIGALERDPNTLQREPLRYALSMLGLERQLAKREDMLELIGKRLPQIHSQVEHFGPAHENVVAACGALYQDTLSTLRQRIQVHGDMRNLQQPSNASKIRALLLAGIRSARLWRQLGGHRWQLVISRRKLLKELYPMLRGN; encoded by the coding sequence ATGAACCCCACTCAGGAGCAACTGATAGCCCTGGGCGGTGTATTCCTCGCTGCTGTACTGGTAGACAAGATCGCCAAGACCGGCCAGGTCAGCGAAGCCGACTTGAGCTGCATGCTTGGCAGCCTGCTGATTCGCGACCCCAAAGACACGCTCGAAGTCTATGGCGGTGACGACATCAACCTGCGCGAAGGCTACCGGGCCCTGATCGGCGCTCTTGAGCGCGACCCCAATACTCTACAGCGCGAGCCCTTGCGCTACGCCCTGTCGATGCTCGGCCTTGAGCGCCAGCTGGCCAAGCGCGAAGACATGCTGGAACTGATCGGCAAGCGTTTGCCGCAGATCCATTCACAGGTCGAGCACTTCGGTCCGGCCCATGAAAACGTGGTAGCCGCCTGTGGCGCGCTGTACCAGGACACCTTGAGCACTCTTCGGCAGCGCATCCAGGTCCACGGTGACATGCGCAACCTGCAACAACCGAGCAACGCCTCAAAAATTCGCGCCCTGCTGCTGGCCGGTATCCGCTCAGCACGACTTTGGCGTCAATTGGGTGGCCATCGCTGGCAGCTGGTAATCAGCCGCCGCAAGCTGCTCAAAGAGCTTTACCCGATGCTGCGCGGAAACTGA
- the mnmA gene encoding tRNA 2-thiouridine(34) synthase MnmA yields MRDPALVAPEKQRVIVGMSGGVDSSVSAVLLIEQGYQVEGLFMKNWEEDDGTDYCTAMDDLADAQAVCDKIGIKLHTANFAAEYWDNVFEHFLAEYKAGRTPNPDILCNREIKFKAFLDYALMLGADLIATGHYVRRRDIDGRTELLKGLDTNKDQSYFLHAVGGEQIAKTLFPVGELEKPEVRKIAEKHDLATAKKKDSTGICFIGERRFSDFLKQYLPAQPGEIKNTEGEVIGRHHGLMYHTIGQRQGLGIGGLKDASDEPWYVLIKDLEHNELIVGQGNDHPWLFSRALLASEIYWVNPIDLSTPLRLTAKVRYRQSDQPCTLEKTANGYRATFDDPQRAVTPGQSVVFYDGEVCLGGGVIEVAEPWTSKDSRA; encoded by the coding sequence ATGCGTGATCCAGCCTTAGTCGCCCCCGAAAAGCAGCGCGTCATTGTCGGCATGTCCGGCGGTGTCGATTCTTCCGTTTCCGCCGTTCTGCTCATCGAGCAGGGCTACCAGGTGGAAGGCCTGTTCATGAAGAACTGGGAGGAAGACGACGGAACGGATTATTGCACCGCCATGGATGACCTGGCAGACGCCCAGGCCGTGTGCGACAAAATCGGCATCAAGCTGCACACCGCCAACTTTGCCGCCGAGTACTGGGACAACGTGTTCGAACATTTTCTGGCCGAATACAAGGCCGGACGCACGCCGAACCCCGACATCCTGTGCAACCGTGAAATCAAGTTCAAGGCGTTCCTCGACTACGCCCTGATGCTGGGTGCCGATCTGATCGCCACCGGCCACTATGTGCGCCGCCGCGATATTGACGGCCGCACCGAGCTGCTCAAGGGCCTGGACACGAACAAGGACCAAAGCTATTTCCTGCACGCCGTCGGCGGTGAGCAAATCGCCAAGACCCTGTTCCCGGTCGGCGAACTGGAAAAACCGGAAGTGCGCAAAATTGCTGAAAAGCACGACCTGGCCACCGCTAAGAAAAAAGACTCCACCGGGATCTGCTTCATCGGCGAGCGCCGCTTCAGCGATTTCCTCAAGCAGTACCTGCCAGCCCAACCGGGCGAGATCAAAAACACCGAAGGTGAAGTCATAGGCCGTCACCACGGCCTGATGTACCACACCATCGGCCAGCGTCAGGGCCTGGGCATCGGCGGCCTCAAAGACGCCAGCGACGAGCCGTGGTACGTGCTGATCAAAGACCTCGAGCACAACGAACTGATCGTCGGCCAGGGCAACGATCACCCATGGCTGTTTTCCCGCGCCCTGCTTGCATCGGAAATCTACTGGGTCAATCCGATCGACCTGAGCACCCCGCTGCGCCTGACGGCCAAGGTCCGCTATCGCCAGAGCGACCAGCCTTGCACGCTGGAAAAGACTGCCAACGGCTACCGCGCCACGTTCGATGATCCGCAACGCGCCGTCACCCCTGGCCAGTCCGTGGTGTTTTACGATGGCGAAGTCTGTCTGGGCGGCGGCGTTATTGAAGTCGCTGAGCCCTGGACCAGCAAGGACAGCCGCGCATGA
- a CDS encoding NUDIX hydrolase, protein MEWKPHITVATVVEDNGRFLMVEELKGERAVLNQPAGHLDPDESLIDAAIRETLEETGYDVELTGVIGIYLYTAPSNGVTYQRVCFAGKAIKHHPDYQLDTGIIGPLWMTRDELIEQRHRWRSELSLQCIDDYLSGKLFDLTLIRPSV, encoded by the coding sequence ATGGAATGGAAACCCCACATCACCGTCGCCACTGTCGTTGAGGACAATGGCCGCTTTCTTATGGTTGAAGAGCTCAAAGGCGAGCGCGCCGTGCTCAATCAACCGGCCGGCCATCTCGACCCGGACGAAAGCCTGATCGACGCCGCGATCCGCGAAACCCTCGAAGAAACCGGCTACGACGTCGAACTTACCGGCGTGATCGGCATTTATCTGTACACCGCCCCCAGCAACGGCGTGACCTACCAGCGCGTGTGCTTTGCCGGCAAAGCCATTAAACACCACCCCGACTACCAGTTGGACACCGGCATCATCGGCCCGCTCTGGATGACCCGTGACGAGCTCATCGAGCAACGTCATCGCTGGCGCAGCGAGCTGAGCCTGCAGTGCATCGACGATTATCTGAGCGGTAAACTGTTCGACCTGACGTTAATCCGCCCTTCGGTTTAG
- a CDS encoding NADP-dependent isocitrate dehydrogenase yields the protein MPNRSKIIYTFTDEAPALATYSLLPIIEAFTASADIAVETRDISLAGRILASFPEQLGAKAVADHLAELGALAVTPEANIIKLPNISASVPQLQAAIKELQAQGFDIPDYPETVTTDAEKEVKARYSKVMGSAVNPVLREGNSDRRAPLSVKNYARKHPHKMGAWSADSKSHVAHMSEGDFYGSEKAALIEAPGSVKIELIAQDGTTTVLKEKTSVQAGEIIDCSVMSKKALREFIAAEIEDAKKKGVLFSVHLKATMMKVSDPIMFGQIVAEFYKDALEKHADILKEIGFNLNNGIGDLYTRIKALPAEKQAEIEADIEAVYANRPALAMVNSDKGITNLHVPSDVIVDASMPAMIRDSGKMWNTQGQLQDTKAVIPDRCYATIYQATIEDCQKHGAFDPTTMGSVPNVGLMAQKAEEYGSHDKTFQIKADGIVRVTDSNGNVLMEQKVEEGDIWRMCQAKDAPIRDWVKLAVNRARASNTPAVFWLDPKRSHDAEMIKKVETYLKDHDTSGLDIRIMAPVDAMNFTLERTRAGLDTISVTGNVLRDYLTDLFPIMELGTSAKMLSIVPLMNGGGLFETGAGGSAPKHVQQLLEENFLRWDSLGEFLALAASLEHLGTTYNNPKALVLAKTLDQATGQFLDNNKSPSRKVGNIDNRGSHFYLALYWAQALAAQTEDKELQAQFAPVAKALAENEAKIVAELNAVQGKPVDIGGYYHADADKVSKVMRPSPTLNAIIASA from the coding sequence ATGCCCAACCGTTCGAAGATCATCTACACCTTCACCGACGAAGCTCCGGCGCTCGCCACCTATTCACTGCTGCCTATCATCGAAGCCTTTACCGCTAGCGCTGATATCGCCGTTGAGACGCGCGACATCTCTCTGGCGGGCCGTATCCTCGCCAGCTTCCCCGAGCAATTGGGTGCCAAGGCTGTAGCAGACCACCTCGCCGAACTGGGCGCCCTGGCCGTTACACCTGAAGCCAACATCATCAAGCTGCCTAACATCAGCGCCTCGGTCCCGCAATTGCAGGCCGCGATCAAAGAACTGCAAGCGCAGGGCTTTGACATTCCGGACTACCCGGAAACCGTGACCACTGACGCTGAGAAAGAAGTAAAAGCGCGTTACAGCAAAGTCATGGGCAGCGCCGTAAACCCGGTACTGCGCGAAGGCAACTCCGACCGCCGCGCACCGCTGTCGGTCAAAAACTACGCCCGCAAGCACCCGCATAAAATGGGCGCCTGGAGCGCAGACTCCAAATCCCACGTAGCTCATATGAGCGAAGGCGACTTCTACGGCAGCGAAAAAGCCGCCCTGATCGAAGCCCCGGGTAGCGTCAAGATCGAATTGATCGCTCAAGACGGCACTACCACTGTCCTGAAAGAGAAAACCTCCGTCCAGGCCGGCGAGATCATCGATTGCTCCGTCATGAGCAAAAAGGCATTGCGCGAGTTCATCGCGGCCGAAATCGAAGACGCCAAGAAAAAGGGCGTACTGTTCTCGGTTCACTTGAAAGCCACCATGATGAAGGTTTCCGACCCGATCATGTTCGGTCAGATCGTGGCTGAGTTCTATAAGGATGCGCTGGAAAAACACGCAGACATCCTGAAAGAAATCGGTTTCAACCTGAACAACGGTATCGGCGACCTGTACACCCGCATCAAGGCCCTGCCGGCCGAGAAGCAAGCTGAAATCGAAGCCGACATCGAAGCTGTCTACGCCAACCGCCCTGCGCTGGCGATGGTCAACTCCGACAAAGGCATCACCAACCTGCACGTACCGAGTGACGTTATCGTCGACGCCTCGATGCCGGCCATGATTCGTGATTCCGGCAAAATGTGGAACACGCAAGGTCAGTTGCAAGACACCAAAGCCGTGATCCCTGATCGCTGCTACGCCACTATCTACCAGGCGACCATCGAAGACTGCCAGAAGCACGGCGCCTTCGATCCGACCACCATGGGCAGCGTTCCGAACGTTGGCCTGATGGCACAGAAAGCCGAAGAGTACGGTTCCCACGACAAAACCTTCCAGATCAAGGCCGATGGCATTGTTCGCGTAACCGACAGCAACGGCAACGTGCTGATGGAGCAGAAGGTTGAAGAAGGCGATATCTGGCGCATGTGCCAGGCCAAGGACGCGCCGATCCGCGACTGGGTCAAACTGGCCGTCAACCGTGCCCGTGCCAGCAACACACCTGCCGTGTTCTGGCTGGACCCTAAGCGTAGCCATGACGCCGAGATGATCAAAAAGGTAGAAACTTACCTGAAGGATCACGACACCAGCGGCCTGGACATTCGCATCATGGCGCCGGTCGATGCCATGAACTTCACCCTGGAACGCACCCGTGCGGGTCTGGACACCATCTCGGTGACCGGCAACGTACTGCGCGACTACCTGACTGACCTGTTCCCGATCATGGAACTGGGCACCAGCGCCAAAATGCTTTCGATCGTTCCGTTGATGAATGGCGGCGGTCTGTTTGAAACCGGCGCAGGCGGTTCGGCACCCAAGCACGTGCAACAACTGCTGGAAGAAAACTTCCTGCGCTGGGACTCGCTGGGTGAGTTCCTGGCTCTGGCAGCCTCCCTCGAACACCTGGGCACGACCTACAACAACCCGAAAGCGTTGGTGCTGGCCAAGACCCTGGACCAGGCCACCGGCCAGTTCCTCGACAACAACAAATCGCCATCGCGCAAAGTCGGCAACATCGACAACCGCGGCAGCCACTTCTACCTGGCGCTGTACTGGGCTCAAGCCCTGGCCGCCCAGACTGAAGACAAAGAACTGCAAGCGCAGTTTGCCCCTGTGGCAAAAGCCCTGGCCGAGAACGAGGCAAAAATTGTTGCCGAACTCAACGCCGTACAGGGCAAGCCGGTCGACATCGGTGGTTACTACCACGCCGACGCCGACAAGGTGAGCAAAGTAATGCGCCCTAGCCCAACACTGAATGCGATCATCGCCTCAGCGTAA
- a CDS encoding cold shock domain-containing protein has product MQGKVKWFNNAKGFGFINTEAKEGKDDDGKEIDFFAHFSAIQMDGYKTLKAGQPVSFEITQGPKGLHAVAITDAKAIAPSPITESEVNSLQV; this is encoded by the coding sequence ATGCAAGGCAAGGTCAAGTGGTTCAACAATGCCAAGGGCTTCGGCTTTATCAATACAGAGGCCAAGGAAGGCAAAGACGACGACGGAAAAGAAATCGACTTCTTTGCCCACTTTTCCGCCATCCAGATGGACGGCTATAAAACACTCAAGGCCGGCCAGCCCGTAAGCTTCGAGATTACTCAAGGTCCAAAGGGCCTGCATGCCGTAGCGATTACCGATGCAAAAGCCATTGCGCCATCGCCTATCACCGAGTCAGAGGTGAACAGCCTGCAGGTCTGA
- the clpS gene encoding ATP-dependent Clp protease adapter ClpS, with translation MHAISQTRLTFNQDQPDFDGEDSAGLAVQEAKPALQAPPMYKVVLFNDDYTPMDFVVEILEVFFNLNRELATKVMLAVHTEGRAVCGIYTRDIAETKAAQVNQYARESQHPLLCEIEKDG, from the coding sequence ATGCATGCAATCAGCCAGACTCGACTAACATTCAATCAGGATCAGCCCGATTTTGATGGCGAAGACTCCGCTGGCTTGGCTGTGCAAGAGGCTAAGCCTGCGCTCCAGGCGCCGCCTATGTACAAGGTGGTTTTGTTCAACGATGACTACACACCCATGGATTTCGTTGTAGAAATTCTTGAGGTGTTCTTTAACTTGAATCGCGAATTGGCGACCAAGGTCATGCTGGCCGTCCATACAGAAGGACGGGCTGTGTGCGGCATCTATACCCGCGACATTGCCGAGACCAAGGCGGCGCAGGTAAACCAGTACGCACGCGAAAGCCAGCATCCGCTACTCTGTGAAATCGAGAAGGACGGTTAA